From Acropora muricata isolate sample 2 chromosome 14, ASM3666990v1, whole genome shotgun sequence, one genomic window encodes:
- the LOC136897936 gene encoding histamine H2 receptor-like, with protein sequence MALLNVEPCSYIPLAPIAIAFTTAALSMVLCLVAVTGNMLVVLAVFINPNKDLKSSFYYFVLNLAICDLFIGLVVDPLSVATHYGEGAARAFPFDQVYIRFPYLVSCTASVLSVAALTMDRYWAITSPISYRIMFSPKRVGLVAAGIWVVSIGFPFIYLFTGNIVYAFVSAHISAVATFLAMLLTYLKIVRVLKRQIKQWDTMNDDSTDNQAKRRAILREQKISKTCLIVLALFLACYLPSCVCLYIGSLCFSCSCSFIHGVKDFHFLLILTNSSVNPFVYAWKFEKFRRAFVKILLYCRNCNRACHRERINHQPDKKIANG encoded by the exons ATGGCGTTGCTTAATGTTGAACCATGTAGTTATATTCCTTTAGCACCCATTGCCATAGCTTTTACAACGGCTGCACTTTCGATGGTCTTGTGTTTGGTTGCAGTAACAGGCAACATGCTCGTTGTTTTGGCCGTCTTCATCAATCCCAACAAGGATCTAAAGTCGTCTTTTTACTATTTCGTGTTGAACTTAGCCATTTGTGATCTTTTCATCGGATTGGTGGTTGATCCTTTGTCTGTGGCAACTCATTACGGCGAAGGAGCAGCAAGAGCGTTCCCGTTCGACCAAGTTTACATCCGTTTTCCGTACCTTGTTTCCTGCACAGCTTCCGTTCTCAGTGTGGCAGCCTTGACTATGGATCGATATTGGGCCATAACCTCTCCTATATCCTACAGAATTATGTTCAGTCCAAAGCGCGTAGGTCTTGTGGCAGCAGGAATCTGGGTTGTCTCCATTGGCTTTCCTTTCATATATCTTTTCACTGGTAACATTGTTTACGCTTTTGTGTCCGCTCACATCTCTGCTGTCGCTACATTTCTAGCCATGTTGCTAACTTACCTAAAGATCGTTCGCGTTTTGAAACGTCAAATTAAGCAATGGGACACGATGAACGATGATTCAACAGACAACCAAGCCAAGAGACGAGCTATTCTGAGGGAGCAGAAAATAAGCAAGACGTGTCTGATAGTTTTAGCTTTGTTTCTCGCCTGCTATCTTCCTTCGTGTGTTTGTCTCTACATAGGTTCACTTTGCTTTTCATGTAGTTGTAGTTTCATTCACGGTGTTAAGGACTTCCATTTTCTTCTAATTTTGACCAATTCAAGCGTAAACCCGTTTGTGTACGCTTGGAAATTTGAGAAGTTCAGAAGAGCGTTTGTCAAGATTTTG CTGTATTGCCGTAACTGCAATCGAGCTTGCCACAGAGAAAGGATCAACCACCAACCAGATAAGAAGATCGCAAATGGCTAA